CTTCTTCTGCTCGTCATTCTCGGCGAAGATCGTCGAGCGGTACTGCGTGCCGGAATCCGGCCCCTGGTAGTTGAGCTGCGTCGGGTTGTGCGCGACCGAGAAATAGACCTGCAGCAGCTGGCCGTAGGTGACCTTCGACGGGTCGTAGGTGATCTCGACGGATTCGGCATGGCCCGTGCGGCCGGTGCCGACCACCTCATAGACGGCGTTCTCGGCGCTGCCGCCTGTATAGCCGGAGACCGCCTTGCTGACGCCCTTGACGTGCTGGAAGACGCCCTGCACGCCCCAGAAGCAGCCGCCGGCGAAGATCGCCTTCTTGGTGCCGCTCGCCGCCTTCTCGTCCATTGCCGGCGGCGGGATCACCACCGCGTCCTCGGCCGAGCGGGCCGGGCTCTGCCAGAAGACGGCCGCGGCGACTGCCGCAAGGCCAAGCGCCGCAAGCGCGCCGCGGGTGAAGAATGGCCGCGCGGCTTTTGTCTTTATGCCGTTCATGTCCTGATCTCCTGTAATTGTCTTAAGTATATAGGAAGGAAGCCATCGGGAGGTTCTCACTTTGCCGTGCGGCGGCGTGTAATCGCCAGCGGCGCTCCCCCTCTCCGTCTCGGCTTCGCCGAGCCACCTCTCCCCCACCTTTGGCGGGGGCGAGGAACCCAGGCTTGCGAAGGCCTCTCCGTGGCTCATTGGCGTTGCTCGCCCTTCGCGGTTAGCGTTTCCTCGCCCCCGCAAAGCGGGGGAGAGGTGGATCGGCGCGCAGCGCCGAGACGGAGCGGGGGCCAGCGCTGACATTCGCGATTGGCTGCGAAGCCGGCTGCCCCGCGAGCTCAGCCTCACTGAGCAGTGCTATCCGCCGGCTTCATGGCGTCCGTCGCCGGCTTCATGGCGTCGGTTGCAGGCTTCATCGCATCCACCGGTTTCATGGCATCCGTGGTCGGCTTCATCGCCTCAGTGCTCATCGCGTCGGGCTTCATGGCGTCGGCCGGTTTCATCGCGTCCGTCGCTGGCTTCATCGCATCCGTCGCCATGGCATTGGCGGGCTTCATGGCGTTGGTCGTGTCGTCGGCGCGGGCGCCGGCAACGAAGACCGCGGCGGAAAGCGCGAGGGCCAGAGCCGGCAGCGTGAGGAACTTGGTCATCAGATAGTCTCCTTGGTTTGGCGCGCGCATGCGGGCCTTGGTGAAGCGTTGCCGCCCATGCGGCCCCGCGCGAAAGGGAATGAAAAATCAGTTGGCGGCGGCAGCCAGGATCGGCCCGCCGCGCGGCGCCTGCACCAGCACGGCGGTGGCCAAGCCGCCGCTGGCCGCCGGCAGCGGCAGCGTCGTTGCGTCGCCGTTCCAGCTGCCGAGCCTTGTCAGCGCATGCACGACATTGGCGTGCGGCAGCGTGCGGCCGGTGTTCTCGCCGCGCGCCACCGGCACCTCGACGACGCCTCTGTTGTAACGCACCAGCCAGATGTCGGCGCCGCCGCCGGGCGCCTTGCCGGCGCCGATGCTGACCTTGCCCGGCCCAAGCAAAAGCTCCGGACCCTGCGGGTGGCCGCTGTTGGCGATGAGGCCCTGGATCTCGCCCGGCGCCGCGCCCACGGCGTCATGGCTGCCATTCACCACCACCTGCGGCGTGAACGGCCCGTCGCGGCCGAGCGG
This region of Mesorhizobium sp. M2A.F.Ca.ET.046.03.2.1 genomic DNA includes:
- the msrA gene encoding peptide-methionine (S)-S-oxide reductase MsrA; translated protein: MNGIKTKAARPFFTRGALAALGLAAVAAAVFWQSPARSAEDAVVIPPPAMDEKAASGTKKAIFAGGCFWGVQGVFQHVKGVSKAVSGYTGGSAENAVYEVVGTGRTGHAESVEITYDPSKVTYGQLLQVYFSVAHNPTQLNYQGPDSGTQYRSTIFAENDEQKKVAESYIAQLDKAKVFSKPIVTTLETGKTFYPAEDYHQDFLTLNPTYPYIVYNDLPKIENLKALFPQLYSEKPVLVLASSKS
- a CDS encoding DUF1223 domain-containing protein — protein: MTGLKTSLRAGAMLAATIGAAAAQPLTVVELFTSQGCSSCPPANANLIKVKDQPGVLALSFNVTYWDYLGWKDTFGRKEFTDRQVTYEPPLGRDGPFTPQVVVNGSHDAVGAAPGEIQGLIANSGHPQGPELLLGPGKVSIGAGKAPGGGADIWLVRYNRGVVEVPVARGENTGRTLPHANVVHALTRLGSWNGDATTLPLPAASGGLATAVLVQAPRGGPILAAAAN